One genomic window of Manihot esculenta cultivar AM560-2 unplaced genomic scaffold, M.esculenta_v8 Scaffold64, whole genome shotgun sequence includes the following:
- the LOC122722597 gene encoding uncharacterized protein LOC122722597 has translation MECQGAIGGSSCGAGSWLANGQLADSWLASGRGWPAGVVGQRSVVGQRSWLAYGYGWPTKIPERASSFQNGPVASRIGQKWPELPRSFQKLAGQQIQPSQVGPTANSATMSRILYRV, from the exons ATGGAGTGCCAAGGGGCAATTGGTGGCAGCAGCTGCGGGGCAGGCAGTTGGTTGGCCAACGGGCAGTTGGCAGAttcgtggttggccagcgggcgtggttggccagcgggcgtggttggccagcggagcgtggttggccagcggagctggttggcctacggatacg GTTGGCCTACGAAAATTCCAGAACGGGCCAGTAGCTTCCAGAACGGGCCCGTAGCATCCAGAATTGGCCAGAAATGGCCAGAATTGCCCAGAAGCTTCCAGAAATTGGCTGGCCAGCAGATTCAACCCAGCCAAGTGGGTCCCACAGCCAACTCAGCCACCATGTCCAGAATTCTCTACAGGGTGTGA
- the LOC122722624 gene encoding uncharacterized protein LOC122722624: MAKLLDRLNLAGCNLVGACPSAAQAQCSKAPCDKWYQSEVCLIGGKMSDPSEVIAGGVAPMVEEQGGCKRKGRGKSREPTRAREELGDLETRLAKVELVLIEEEEKFEEVDTRIEELGSGMEEFREEMQGALDSAVDKLASEMGSLRHAHSEENAAMKEENHFLRAEMDKMMGRMKELEEQLALLRSVVVQGGMAATPSTSGAPMARVEVPKPQSFRGTRNAKEIDNFLWSLEQYFKALGIVEDVRKIDHAPLYLADTAMVWWRRREADIEKGTCTLETWDDFKRELKKQFYPVNAAHEARARLRRLTQRGTIRDYVKEFTEVILEIPGYPDSEALFAFMDGLQHWARLEIERRGAQDLATAISIAESLTEYQKGDKGKGVEQVKTKGGGDTHESKEGGVKPWRSKEGFTKGWRRPEGEREKPLPKCFLCDGPHMVRECPKRKVLSSLVEEKEASKQQRENMCVGALQLAAIDVKPKEVASERKGRLFAPMEIKGQSIHALVDTGASHNFMKLDVAKKLGVPFDGNEGWLKVVNSFPTPTYGVARNVQVRIGEWTGTLDFYIIDLDDHCCVLGMDFMDKVKAVLLPYANDMCLADGNTLKAINLARGKSATSTLSSLQVISPKELPKESLPPRKSEGHDDKKKRVRMTVDAMGPKSSLLRRIKEATMRDGQAKQLVKLARDGVTRKFVVDEGLIKTRRGSIFVPRWGKLREEVMRWCHDFMIRGRPSVRKMMAMLGREFFWHHMVVDVKWFVKTCVGNHRVDGDSPREVKSEGRSPSAPWESRLWRSKVRHRGDATRASRE, encoded by the coding sequence ATGGCAAAACTCCTCGATAGGCTGAACTTGGCGGGCTGTAACCTCGTTGGGGCCTGTCCAAGTGCCGCACAGGCGCAGTGCTCAAAAGCGCCCTgtgacaagtggtatcagagcgagGTTTGCTTGATTGGAGGAAAGATGTCCGATCCAAGCGAGGTGATTGCTGGGGGAGTTGCTCCAATGGTGGAGGAGCAAGGCGGCTGTAAAAGGAAAGGAAGGGGCAAATCGAGGGAGCCTACACGAGCTAGGGAGGAGCTCGGAGATTTGGAGACCCGTCTTGCGAAGGTGGAGCTAGTCTTGatcgaggaggaggagaagttcGAGGAAGTGGACACCCGCATAGAGGAACTCGGTTCTGGGATGGAAGAGTTCCGAGAGGAGATGCAAGGTGCCCTCGACTCCGCTGTCGATAAACTAGCAAGTGAGATGGGGTCACTTAGGCACGCCCATTCCGAGGAGAATGCTGCAATGAAAGAGGAGAACCATTTCCTAAGGGCGGAAATGGACAAGATGATGGGGAGGATGAAGGAGCTCGAGGAGCAACTGGCATTGTTGCGCTCCGTGGTAGTCCAAGGTGGGATGGCCGCCACACCATCCACTTCAGGAGCTCCTATGGCACGAGTGGAGGTGCCAAAGCCCCAATCGTTCAGGGGGACGCGAAATGCGAAGGAGATTGACAATTTCCTATGGAGCTTGGAGCAATACTTCAAGGCCCTAGGAATTGTGGAAGATGTGAGGAAGATAGATCATGCCCCACTATATTTGGCTGACACCGCCATGGTTTGGTGGCGAAGAAGGGAAGCTGACATCGAGAAGGGCACTTGCACATTAGAGACGTGGGACGATTTCAAGAGAGAATTGAAGAAGCAATTCTACCCTGTGAATGCTGCTCATGAGGCACGAGCAAGGCTAAGGAGGCTCACTCAACGGGGGACGATTCGAGACTATGTGAAGGAGTTCACCGAGGTAATTCTCGAAATCCCTGGCTATCCTGATAGTGAAGCACTCTTTGCTTTCATGGATGGGTTGCAACATTGGGCAAGGCTCGAGATTGAAAGACGTGGAGCCCAAGATCTAGCCACTGCCATTTCTATTGCCGAGTCCTTGACTGAATATCAGAAAGGGGACAAAGGCAAGGGAGTAGAGCAAGTAAAGACTAAGGGCGGTGGCGACACCCATGAAAGCAAGGAGGGAGGTGTTAAACCGTGGAGATCCAAGGAAGGATTCACCAAGGGATGGAGGAGGCCAGAAGGTGAAAGGGAGAAGCCTCTACCGAAGTGCTTCTTGTGCGATGGACCGCATATGGTGAGAGAGTGTCCAAAGCGCAAGGTCTTGTCTTCCTTAGTGGAGGAAAAGGAAGCAAGCAAGCAGCAAAGGGAGAACATGTGCGTGGGTGCCTTACAACTAGCTGCCATCGATGTCAAGCCTAAGGAGGTGGCAAGTGAGCGCAAGGGACGCTTATTTGCTCCAATGGAGATAAAGGGGCAGTCCATTCATGCTTTGGTGGACACTGGGGCTTCACACAACTTCATGAAGCTCGATGTGGCGAAGAAGCTTGGAGTTCCTTTTGATGGTAATGAGGGTTGGTTGAAGGTTGTGAACTCTTTTCCAACCCCGACATATGGAGTCGCAAGGAATGTCCAAGTGAGGATAGGTGAGTGGACTGGAACTTTGGACTTCTACATTATTGATTTGGATGATCATTGTTGTGTGCTAGGGATGGATTTTATGGATAAGGTGAAGGCAGTTCTTCTCCCCTATGCCAATGATATGTGCTTAGCCGATGGGAATACCTTGAAGGCCATAAACTTGGCAAGAGGGAAGAGTGCCACTAGCACACTTTCTAGTCTACAAGTAATAAGTCCAAAGGAATTGCCCAAGGAGTCATTGCCACCGAGGAAAAGTGAAGGGCATGATGACAAGAAAAAGAGGGTAAGGATGACTGTCGACGCGATGGGTCCAAAGTCTTCCTTGTTGAGGCGCATCAAGGAGGCAACGATGCGTGATGGGCAAGCCAAACAATTGGTGAAGCTGGCTCGCGACGGTGTAACAAGGAAGTTCGTGGTTGATGAGGGGCTCATTAAAACAAGGCGTGGCAGCATCTTTGTGCCTAGATGGGGCAAGTTGCGGGAAGAGGTCATGAGGTGGTGTCATGACTTCATGATTCGTGGCCGTCCAAGTGTAAGGAAGATGATGGCAATGCTTGGACGTGAGTTCTTTTGGCATCACATGGTGGTGGATGTCAAATGGTTTGTGAAGACTTGTGTGGGGAATCATAGAGTGGATGGTGATTCTCCAAGGGAGGTAAAATCTGAGGGACGTTCTCCATCTGCACCATGGGAGAGTAGACTGTGGAGGTCTAAGGTGCGACATCGTGGAGACGCGACGAGGGCGTCGCGAGAATAG